A single Triticum dicoccoides isolate Atlit2015 ecotype Zavitan chromosome 2A, WEW_v2.0, whole genome shotgun sequence DNA region contains:
- the LOC119353543 gene encoding uncharacterized protein LOC119353543 — translation MGAAAPVRSARPPSQSPDLGTPSMAAKVLQLRSADGKVLVAPAWDSRPAAAQARPLEMRVPSRALERVLQYWTKHSLAKATGESRESLARWDADFQRRLEEDGLAKEAAAAAQELRRYGVDHGGRPSRHAATAASVAAPAKAARGDPVRVWCVNHEERSHAPAMPGSVVASDIASAARPGPATTLPAAAGADPVDVRCAVRARGRQMAEDEESACHHRKRPASKAPLCLPATAVAPVKKVSRPVASKARSFVGSTPLPVTAAVPSVKKATPASTLRARRGMGELSCKVPKQNRVTAAAPMKQPIAWLRPVVLRPC, via the coding sequence ATGGGAGCAGCAGCTCCAGTTCGATCTGCTCGCCCACCTTCCCAATCTCCAGACCTAGGCACGCCATCGATGGCAGCCAAGGTGCTCCAGCTCCGCAGCGCCGATGGCAAGGTGCTCGTCGCTCCGGCGTGGGACTCTCGCCCGGCCGCCGCCCAAGCCCGCCCGCTGGAGATGCGGGTGCCCTCGCGCGCCCTCGAGAGGGTGCTCCAGTACTGGACCAAGCACAGCCTGGCCAAGGCCACCGGTGAGTCCCGGGAGTCCCTCGCTCGCTGGGACGCCGACTTCCAGCGCCGTCTCGAGGAAGACGGCctcgccaaggaggccgccgcagccgcccaagAACTCCGCCGCTACGGCGTCGACCATGGAGGGCGTCCCAGTCGCCACGCCGCCACGGCCGCATCTGTCGCTGCTCCTGCCAAGGCGGCCCGTGGTGATCCCGTCCGTGTCTGGTGTGTCAACCACGAAGAACGCAGCCATGCGCCGGCGATGCCCGGCTCCGTCGTTGCCTCTGATATTGCCTCCGCCGCGCGCCCTGGGCCTGCCACCACCTTGCCGGCTGCTGCTGGTGCTGACCCCGTGGATGTCCGGTGCGCCGTCCGTGCCCGTGGACGCCAGATGGCTGAAGACGAGGAGTCCGCTTGCCACCACCGCAAGCGCCCGGCTTCCAAGGCTCCACTCTGCctgcctgctactgctgttgcgccCGTGAAGAAGGTCTCTCGTCCCGTCGCTTCCAAGGCTCGCTCTTTCGTCGGCTCGACACCATTGCCAGTCACTGCTGCTGTGCCCAGTGTGAAGAAGGCGACTCCAGCTTCAACTCTGCGCGCAAGAAGGGGAATGGGGGAGCTCAGCTGCAAGGTTCCGAAGCAAAACCGTGTCACCGCTGCAGCACCAATGAagcaaccaattgcttggctgcgtCCAGTGGTATTACGCCCTTGCTAG